The Hemitrygon akajei chromosome 23, sHemAka1.3, whole genome shotgun sequence genome includes a window with the following:
- the LOC140715347 gene encoding interferon-induced protein with tetratricopeptide repeats 5-like produces the protein MSNTPRDSLKEKLSQLQCHFTWSPKKETLDLEDFMYRLEDSLQFAVKYQGTSYNQLAFVNCLQGNHEEAIKNLKEAEKILREEYKDEFERRCIVTYGNFAWVHYHMGQLTEAQSYLDKLEIICKPLSDGPRYTAMIPEVYGEKGWSLLKSAAEYYEEAKECFAKALEQDPDNTEWIMGYATVLSRLESFSGTTNYHEQSQSVKYLRRVLELDPDHSLAMVMLAIKLQKFNVRKEANELVEQALKKTPDVPYVLRYVAKFYRLEGAVDKAINLLKRILEFTPNSCFVHHQLGICYRSKLPRTARPYHTDCYNDALQHKTELIEQCIYHFEKASEYRKRTAVQPQLDLADIYVKIGDIPRADKIYSFLQKLKDIPPENMQNICLHAGLFELYHRSSEANAISLFLKGLKIEYNSSERKKCHFQLEKWADRKLCRNPHDSKALGIKGLLFQQSGNKAKAIEYFEKALETDHDNEDYLSALWELRLSLKGQNDA, from the exons ATGAG CAACACTCCAAGAGATTCGTTGAAAGAGAAGCTCAGTCAGCTTCAGTGTCACTTCACGTGGAGCCCCAAGAAGGAAACCCTTGACTTGGAAGATTTTATGTATAGATTAGAAGATTCTCTCCAATTTGCCGTCAAATATCAAGGCACATCCTACAACCAGCTTGCTTTTGTGAACTGCTTGCAAGGTAATCATGAAGAAGCCATTAAAAACTTAAAGGAAGCTGAAAAGATTCTGAGGGAGGAGTACAAAGATGAATTTGAAAGAAGATGCATCGTCACCTATGGAAACTTTGCCTGGGTGCATTACCACATGGGACAACTGACCGAGGCCCAGTCCTATCTCGACAAGCTGGAGATTATCTGTAAACCACTCAGTGATGGCCCTCGCTATACAGCAATGATACCCGAGGTGTACGGGGAGAAGGGATGGTCATTGTTGAAATCCGCTGCAGAATACTATGAGGAGGCAAAGGAATGCTTTGCAAAGGCTCTGGAGCAAGATCCTGACAACACTGAGTGGATAATGGGATATGCGACTGTACTGTCTCGTCTGGAATCATTTTCTGGAACGACAAATTATCatgaacagagtcagtcagtgaagTATCTGCGACGTGTACTGGAGCTTGATCCTGATCACTCTCTGGCCATGGTGATGTTGGCCATAAAACTGCAAAAGTTCAACGTAAGGAAAGAAGCAAATGAATTGGTTGAACAGGCATTGAAGAAAACCCCTGATGTTCCATATGTGCTCCGCTATGTAGCAAAATTTTACAGACTTGAGGGAGCTGTGGACAAAGCTATTAATCTGCTGAAGCGTATATTAGAATTCACTCCAAATTCCTGTTTTGTGCATCACCAGCTGGGCATTTGTTACAGATCTAAACTGCCACGGACAGCCAGACCATATCACACAGATTGTTATAACGATGCACTTCAGCACAAAACTGAGTTGATCGAACAATGTATTTACCACTTTGAAAAGGCCTCTGAGTATCGTAAAAGGACGGCTGTTCAACCACAATTGGATCTTGCAGACATCTATGTAAAAATTGGAGACATCCCTAGAGCAGACAAGATCTACAGTTTTCTCCAGAAACTAAAGGATATTCCTCCAGAAAATATGCAGAACATATGTTTACATGCTGGGTTATTTGAACTGTACCATAGAAGTTCTGAAGCTAATGCCATCAGCTTATTCCTAAAAGGTCTGAAGATTGAATATAACTCAAGTGAGCGGAAAAAATGTCACTTCCAACTGGAGAAGTGGGCAGATAGGAAactttgcagaaatccacatgACAGCAAGGCCCTTGGTATCAAAGGGTTACTGTTTCAGCAGAGTGGGAACAAGGCTAAAGCTATTGAATACTTTGAGAAGGCTTTGGAGACTGATCATGATAATGAAGACTATCTGAGTGCTCTTTGGGAATTACGCCTTTCTTTGAAGGGCCAAAATGATGCTTAA